Proteins encoded in a region of the Gammaproteobacteria bacterium genome:
- a CDS encoding glycosyltransferase codes for MKISIITPSYNQERFIGRCITSVRKQVGIFEVEHIILDNCSNDETAQKLQAYQVSPSKIDVRVVIESDAGQTAAINKGFSMATGDVVCWLNTDEWYEDGALAKIVDYFETHSGVDVVFGDCDFVDTTGKLVKRKREYFYSESMLIYYGCFIPSCTTFIRRRVIDDGVFLNPEFKVTMDFDWYVRIAKAGYHFAHLPVTLASFTWHDANISSIFIERRKVERRLVQDRFSGVKGPRWFGTLVYEFMRYFWIGIRVVRRLVG; via the coding sequence ATGAAAATAAGCATAATAACTCCATCATATAATCAGGAGCGCTTTATTGGGCGTTGTATAACTTCTGTACGAAAACAGGTAGGAATATTTGAGGTAGAACATATTATTCTTGATAACTGTTCGAATGATGAAACAGCACAAAAATTACAAGCCTATCAAGTATCGCCATCAAAGATTGACGTGCGAGTTGTTATTGAGTCTGATGCCGGTCAGACTGCTGCAATAAATAAAGGTTTTAGCATGGCTACGGGTGATGTGGTGTGTTGGCTTAACACTGATGAGTGGTATGAAGATGGAGCTTTAGCCAAAATTGTTGATTACTTTGAAACGCATTCGGGTGTTGATGTTGTTTTTGGTGATTGTGATTTTGTTGATACTACAGGCAAGTTAGTCAAGCGTAAGCGTGAATATTTTTATTCAGAGTCTATGCTGATTTATTATGGCTGCTTTATACCGAGCTGTACAACTTTCATCCGACGTCGCGTAATTGATGATGGTGTTTTTTTGAATCCAGAATTTAAAGTGACAATGGATTTTGATTGGTATGTGCGCATAGCCAAGGCTGGTTACCATTTTGCTCATCTTCCTGTGACTTTGGCTTCCTTTACTTGGCATGATGCTAACATTAGTTCGATTTTTATTGAGCGAAGAAAGGTTGAAAGACGTTTGGTGCAGGACAGATTTAGTGGTGTTAAGGGGCCGCGTTGGTTTGGAACATTAGTGTACGAGTTCATGCGGTATTTTTGGATTGGCATTCGTGTTGTTCGTCGTTTAGTAGGTTGA
- a CDS encoding glycosyltransferase family 4 protein, with product MKILAINYSDLSGGAARAAYRIHHAVRAAGGDSNMQVVKSTSGDWTVSCPAGYLPKLGSLLRPRIAFVARSFLKTSCLYPLSPSILRSSWPARINKSNVDLVHLHWLCAEMMSVEDIARIRKPLVWTLHDMWAFCGAEHYSKDSRWREGYTASNRPAGEAGFDLNRWVWKRKRKEWKNPTQIVTPSKWLSECVGESALMHDWPVKVIPNAINTDEWKPIEKDIARDFFNLPKDCNLIIFGAMGGGDSHLKGFDLLLKALEHLRGEIQNLVFVIFGQACPKEVPDIGFPIHYMGYFHDDLSLRALYSAADAMIIPSRMDNLPNTGVEAMACGTPVVAFNTCGLSDIITHKKTGWLATAFDTEDLAKGIQWVLADKSRQIQLGDTARAYAVANFSFPVVAEQYMALYENLLNNNK from the coding sequence TTGAAAATTTTAGCTATAAATTACAGTGACCTCAGTGGAGGTGCTGCTCGTGCGGCATATCGTATTCATCATGCAGTTCGAGCGGCAGGTGGTGATTCAAATATGCAAGTAGTTAAGTCTACATCAGGGGATTGGACGGTATCTTGCCCAGCGGGATATCTCCCTAAATTAGGAAGTTTGCTTCGCCCACGCATTGCTTTTGTAGCAAGAAGTTTTCTCAAAACTAGCTGCCTCTACCCACTTTCCCCCTCAATTCTTCGGTCAAGCTGGCCTGCACGTATTAATAAATCCAATGTGGATTTGGTGCATTTGCACTGGTTGTGTGCAGAGATGATGTCAGTAGAAGATATTGCACGCATTCGCAAGCCTTTGGTGTGGACGCTACACGATATGTGGGCTTTTTGTGGTGCTGAACATTACTCTAAAGATAGTCGTTGGCGTGAAGGGTATACAGCTTCAAATAGACCTGCTGGCGAAGCTGGGTTTGATTTGAATCGTTGGGTTTGGAAACGTAAGAGAAAAGAGTGGAAAAACCCCACTCAGATTGTGACACCAAGTAAGTGGCTTTCTGAATGTGTGGGTGAAAGTGCACTGATGCACGATTGGCCCGTTAAAGTAATTCCAAATGCAATAAATACCGATGAATGGAAGCCAATAGAAAAAGACATTGCCCGGGATTTTTTTAATCTTCCAAAGGATTGTAACCTGATTATTTTTGGCGCTATGGGTGGTGGAGATAGCCATTTGAAAGGTTTCGATTTGCTTCTAAAAGCACTGGAACATTTGCGAGGAGAAATACAAAACCTTGTGTTTGTTATTTTTGGCCAAGCTTGTCCGAAAGAGGTTCCTGATATTGGTTTTCCAATCCACTATATGGGGTATTTTCATGATGACCTTAGTTTAAGGGCTTTGTATAGCGCTGCTGACGCAATGATCATTCCATCACGTATGGATAATTTGCCTAATACGGGTGTTGAGGCCATGGCTTGTGGGACTCCTGTCGTGGCGTTTAATACTTGCGGTTTATCTGATATCATTACGCACAAAAAAACTGGGTGGCTAGCTACGGCATTTGATACTGAAGATTTGGCTAAAGGCATTCAATGGGTATTAGCAGACAAAAGTCGTCAAATTCAACTGGGTGATACAGCTAGAGCTTATGCAGTGGCAAATTTTTCTTTTCCGGTGGTCGCTGAGCAGTATATGGCTTTGTACGAAAACCTCCTGAATAATAATAAGTAG
- a CDS encoding oligosaccharide flippase family protein, whose amino-acid sequence MFSKNKSAISWLLLEKILKIVVGVFVTAYVARYLGPEKWGVFAIALGTVAIFSAAAGMGADHVNLSELSKRDGKDGSVFLASAIFLRSIWSVLCLILFLLFILFTQIENSMVYYILAGTVPLAALSILGNKLQADGRFQNFAVISGTVILIGAVLKVIGVVIFMPLTFFVAIAVLEAVLASAFILCLIYLRTEFRFSKTNINLKQAKSYFRLCLPLAISAALIMLYLRLELFTVDYFLGKESAGIWAAVAMFLTPWGLVASSVIPVANKVLSTRGINSNYYEEDIIKLIRGMLAVALVAIGVNMFSVSYLVPILLGEKFSQVTELVWIASFVIIPLFMGSVQEIWIAQQRTTTTVLKKVVIGIPLSGILLTIFTIKWGLTGTAIAMVISHLLTALLLNYVFDKRFFLIQLQALGIKNG is encoded by the coding sequence ATGTTTTCAAAAAATAAGTCCGCAATCTCTTGGCTCTTGCTAGAAAAAATACTTAAAATTGTAGTCGGGGTATTTGTTACTGCTTATGTTGCTCGTTATTTAGGGCCAGAAAAGTGGGGAGTGTTTGCTATCGCATTGGGAACTGTAGCTATTTTTAGTGCGGCAGCGGGGATGGGTGCTGATCACGTTAATCTTTCTGAGCTATCAAAACGAGATGGAAAAGATGGATCTGTGTTCTTAGCTTCCGCTATATTTTTGCGTTCTATATGGTCCGTTCTCTGTTTGATTCTATTTCTTCTGTTTATCTTGTTTACTCAGATTGAGAATAGTATGGTTTATTATATATTGGCCGGTACAGTTCCATTGGCAGCACTATCAATTTTGGGGAATAAGCTGCAAGCAGATGGAAGGTTTCAGAATTTTGCAGTAATCTCTGGTACTGTCATATTGATTGGAGCTGTTTTAAAAGTAATCGGGGTCGTAATTTTCATGCCGCTTACTTTCTTTGTTGCTATTGCTGTATTGGAGGCTGTTTTAGCGAGTGCATTCATCCTGTGTTTGATTTATTTACGTACAGAATTTCGGTTTAGTAAAACGAATATCAACTTAAAGCAAGCAAAGAGTTATTTTCGCCTTTGCCTGCCACTCGCGATTTCAGCGGCACTGATCATGCTGTATCTTCGGTTAGAACTTTTTACAGTCGATTATTTTCTTGGGAAAGAGAGTGCCGGGATTTGGGCCGCTGTTGCAATGTTTCTCACTCCATGGGGACTGGTTGCATCTTCGGTAATTCCAGTGGCTAATAAAGTTTTATCCACCCGTGGTATTAACAGTAATTATTATGAAGAAGACATAATAAAATTAATTCGTGGGATGTTGGCCGTTGCTTTGGTCGCGATTGGGGTGAATATGTTTTCAGTTTCATACTTAGTTCCCATTTTGTTAGGGGAGAAGTTTAGTCAGGTGACAGAGTTGGTTTGGATAGCTTCATTTGTAATAATTCCACTTTTTATGGGAAGTGTACAAGAAATTTGGATTGCTCAGCAAAGGACAACGACTACAGTTCTTAAGAAGGTAGTTATAGGTATACCACTATCAGGCATTTTATTAACTATTTTTACAATAAAATGGGGTTTGACAGGGACAGCTATAGCAATGGTGATCTCGCATCTGTTAACTGCTTTACTACTGAATTATGTTTTTGATAAACGTTTCTTCCTTATCCAATTACAAGCATTAGGTATAAAAAATGGGTGA